Below is a window of Atribacterota bacterium DNA.
GAGTTGGACTACACCATATCGTTCATAAATCGGTGCTCCGGCTAGAGAAGCTGTGCTGGTAAAGTCACCGATAACTGCGAGGATTTCGGGGTCCTGGGCGAAGCGTTGAGCGATAATCGCTGCCTCTTTTGGGTCACTTTTACTATCCATAACAATGACTTCAATGTTTTTTCCGCTTATTCCTCCCATGGCGTTAATTTTTTCCGCTGCCATCTGTACTGCGTACTGAAAGTTTTCCCCAAATTCAGCATAGTTTCCGGTTATTGGTGCAGAGAGACCGATTTTGATGGTACTTGCGGCCATCACCGTCGAGACAACAAAAAAGAGAAAAACCAAAACTGCCAGCACGAGCACTCCGAGTTTCACAATTTCGTCACTCCTTTCTAGCTAGAATTTGAGAGATGCATTTGAATAAGATGTACACCGACGTTGCACCGGGATCTTGGTGTCCCACCCCCCTTTCTCCAAGGTATGACCCTCGCCCTCTTTTTCCAACTAAAGCAATTGTAGAGAGCATTCCCTGTTTAGCTGCTTTGGTAGCTGCATTAAAAGCTTCGAGCAAGGATTTTCCTTGAGATGCTGTTTGTTCAAAAGCATACACAGCTGGTTCGAGTGCGTCGACCATCGTCTTATCGCCGACTTTTGAATTACCCTTTGCTTTTACTTCATCAAGCGCTTCTCGAAGAGCTTGCGCGACATTTGAGGGACTAAAGGATCCCAACTGCTTAAGAGAATGCCCAATAGTCCGTATGACGATTCCAAAGAGGAGAGGACCAGAGCCACACCCGGAGTGGATCATGGCCTTGCCAAAGGACTCGATGAGCTCGAAAGAATTTTCTTCCGAGGCTTGAACATTTCGTAATGCTTCTTCCATAGCTTTTTTGAGATTTGAGCCATGTTCAGCATCTCCTATGACACTATCCAAATTGTTCAAGTATTCCTCGTTTTCAACTATTACTCGGCACATTCCTTCTAAAACTTTGAACAGTTCTTCTTTCAAACAAGTGTTCAAGATTTTTGCCCCCTTATGAGAAAGGTTGAATCCAGGCTGGAGCATGGCATGGATAATCAAGGAGGGTTTTGAGTTCCTCGTCCACTTTAAATAGAGTGATCGAAAAGCCAGCCATGTCTAAGGAAGTCATAAATTCTCCCACAAAACTTCGATACACAGTAATTTTTTTGGAAGCAAGCATTTCAGCTACGTTTTGGAAAGCGATGTAAAGCTCCATGATTGGCGTTGCTCCCATTCCATTCACAAGCACCACTACTTCATCGCAGGCTTCTAGGGGGAGATCGCTAAAAATATGGCTTAAGATCTTTTCCACAAGGTGCCGAACAGGACGAATTTTCTCTCGACGAATGCCTGCTTCACCGTGGATGCCGATGCCGAATTCAATTTCATCTTCGGCAAGATCGAAGTTTGGCTTAGGGTTACCTGGAATAGTACACGGCGTAAGGGCAATACCCATACTGCGTATCGAGATAGACGCTCTTTCAGCGAGTGCGTGCACTTCATCAAGGGATTTCCCCATTTCTGCTGCCGCTCCAGCGATTTTGTGCACAAATATTGTTCCCGCAACGCCTCGCCGTTTCGAAACTTCCGCAATAGCCACGTCATCGGCAACCACAATTTGCCTTGTTGGAATCCCCATACTAGAAGCTTCTTCAGTAGCCATGTCAAAGAGCATGCGGTCCCCAGTATAGTTTTTCACCACGAATAGTACCCCTCCTGGGTTTCCACAATGCTTTAGGGCTGCTAGCACATCGTTAAAGGATGGAGCAGCAAAAACTGATCCGGCTATGGCTGCATCCAAAAGTCCTTTTCCTACGAAACCGGCGTGAGCTGGTTCGTGACCACTTCCACCTCCGCTGATAACCGCGACTTTGCCTTTCTCTTTTGCTTGTGTTCGAACTACTACCTGGGTTTTGGGCAAGAGCGAAATGAGCTGAGGATGTGCTTTTACCATACCTTGGAGCATTTCCGTAACAACCTCCTTTGGCTCGTTGATTAGCTTTTTCAAGCGTTTTTCACTCCTTTCATTAGTATTTCACTTGTACCAGAATTGGCGAAAGGCAAACCGATCCAAAGACCAATTGCTACCTTGTCTGTAGAATTCTGTAATTTATGAGGAGTTTCAGAGCTATAAATGATTGAGTCGCCTTCGTGACACTTGATAACACCATAATCTTTAATGTGAACTTCAATGGTTCCTTCGATAACGTAACCAAACTCAATGCCTTTGTGTGTGGTGAAGTCCTGCGTTACGAAGTGAGGTTGAAGAGTCACTAAGACAGGTTCGATAAAACTTTTTTTAGGGAAGAGGAAACGAATAGTTTGATTTTTGTCTAGGTTGATTTCGATTTGCTTTTCTTTAGGAAACAAAAAAACAACCTGATCGTTGCTTTCTTCTTCAAAAAGGCTTGCTAAGTGGATTGAGAAGAATGAGCAGAGGCGCACCAAACTTTTAACCGAAGGATTAATTTTCCCGTTTTCTAAGAGACTTAAGAACCCAGCGGAGAGACCAGTAGCTTTTGCTACTTCCTCCAGAGTCAAGCCGTACTTCAATCGTTCCTGTTTGATTCGACTTCCGATTTTACACAGCTCTTGAAGCAACATCTTTATCACTATCACTCATTTTACATTTAGTTTATTAAAAATTCAAGTGATATTTTTGATATACTAAAA
It encodes the following:
- the dhaL gene encoding dihydroxyacetone kinase subunit DhaL; protein product: MNTCLKEELFKVLEGMCRVIVENEEYLNNLDSVIGDAEHGSNLKKAMEEALRNVQASEENSFELIESFGKAMIHSGCGSGPLLFGIVIRTIGHSLKQLGSFSPSNVAQALREALDEVKAKGNSKVGDKTMVDALEPAVYAFEQTASQGKSLLEAFNAATKAAKQGMLSTIALVGKRGRGSYLGERGVGHQDPGATSVYILFKCISQILARKE
- the dhaK gene encoding dihydroxyacetone kinase subunit DhaK, with the protein product MKKLINEPKEVVTEMLQGMVKAHPQLISLLPKTQVVVRTQAKEKGKVAVISGGGSGHEPAHAGFVGKGLLDAAIAGSVFAAPSFNDVLAALKHCGNPGGVLFVVKNYTGDRMLFDMATEEASSMGIPTRQIVVADDVAIAEVSKRRGVAGTIFVHKIAGAAAEMGKSLDEVHALAERASISIRSMGIALTPCTIPGNPKPNFDLAEDEIEFGIGIHGEAGIRREKIRPVRHLVEKILSHIFSDLPLEACDEVVVLVNGMGATPIMELYIAFQNVAEMLASKKITVYRSFVGEFMTSLDMAGFSITLFKVDEELKTLLDYPCHAPAWIQPFS
- a CDS encoding cupin domain-containing protein, which translates into the protein MLLQELCKIGSRIKQERLKYGLTLEEVAKATGLSAGFLSLLENGKINPSVKSLVRLCSFFSIHLASLFEEESNDQVVFLFPKEKQIEINLDKNQTIRFLFPKKSFIEPVLVTLQPHFVTQDFTTHKGIEFGYVIEGTIEVHIKDYGVIKCHEGDSIIYSSETPHKLQNSTDKVAIGLWIGLPFANSGTSEILMKGVKNA